ctgcaatcattttaatttCCTGACCTGTGGTTGTGTTTGTAGGCTGCATCGAGAAATATATCGACATCTTGGATGGAAAGGGAATGAATAAGCTGCTGAGGAGCGTCTATTCAAGGATCCATGACAGAGATGAGGACGATCAGGATCTCCAGGACTTTTTCAAGTTCAAATGCTGGATATGATCGTTGTGGTAACTCAGTACTGAATAGCTGTATTAATCTTTTTGAATCCTTGAGTCACAGTTTAACATGTTTGCTTTTATACCAGaaatacatttcagtgttttctttatttctgtccttCGCTGATAAGACAGTTCCTATGCTTACACAAACAGTTCATGGCTTGACTTCACTTCATTCTGGTGTCATCAAAAACTTGagacaacatttttttatacaAAGGCACATTTAATCTGAAAACACAGAGTTCTCAACAAAACTTCATATCAAAAGTCACAGTTTTCACAACAGACAAAACTTAAGCACAGAAATGTTAACCAGTGTGCAACAAAAGACTTTCAACAAAAGACTTTCAGTGAGCATCCTACAAAAACGTAAGTAGATAAAGAATCAGTCTTTGGTGTCACCTATTTTTCACACCGTGTTGAGTTTGGTGACGATGAGAACACGCACAGACTGGTCAaagcctgaacacacacacagaccctgCTTGTCGGGGCTCCAGTCCAGACTAGCGATTGGCTGAGTGGACAGAGTGACATTTTGTAAGAGGTTAACGGTGCCGGCTACGCCCACATTTACGTCATCGGAGTCCTTCTTACTTCTCTGAGCGGGATACTCACTGTAATGAcatcacaaaaaatattttacagattAGTTTGtagtaaagcaaaaaaaaaatcatgatgaGTACTATCTTGAAATTGGATTAACTTTGTGAGTAAAGATGGATGACTTACTATTTCCATAGATGTATATTGCCTGCTCCTCCTGCAGTCATAAAGATGTCTCTGTTTTGAGGTAAATGCCTCACCTGCCAGATGGTCGATTTATGAgcctaaaataaagaaaaaggaccATTTACATAATTTGAATTCTCTCACCGTTCAAAATGCAAACTTGTTAAACTACTTAAATCTGATTATGATCAAATAATGCCGAGGCTGTTGTGTAATTTGAAATCAAGATTGTTGTTCCTCAGAGTTTTAACTCTTCCTTTGGTATTGACAAAGCAGATCACTAGTTTGATCTCTGCTACGAGCCCCCTCCTTCCCAAATGCTCCACTTTTCATGCATCAACTGGCCAAACTGCACTGTAACACACATTAAATTGCCTTTACATATGCAGAACACCCCTCAAAAATAATCGTAACATTATTAATGACTTCATCAAGTCTGGTTTCATCAAGTGTTGCAGGACCTAAATAGTTGGACATGGAAGAGACAAGAAGAGTGACTATATCCTActcacatacattttaaaaagaacataGCAACTGGTGCCTTCAGAAATTTGGATCTGTGGTTGTTAGCTGTATGAATTTATTGGCTCCTGTTTGGCAATCTTACTGTGATATTCTTCCATTTTAAATCCCTTCAGTAAAAAAGATCCAAAGTCAAACTTCATCCATATGGAAAGACCTGCTTGTTGAGCTACACAGATATCTTATTTATAACTAAAATATCTGACGGAGCCTCATGAATCATGGTTGGAGACATTGATGTGCCAACTGTTGATGGCTCAGAAGAACTGGACAAATATTTAGAAAGCTGAGGCGTCTGATCTCTCAGACCCAGCAAACACTTGGCAAGCCAGGCGGTGCACTAATGCTGGTCTAAGTGTGTTTTTCTAGAATTTTCCCACAAAAAGACGCACTTCTCTTTCCTCGCTGGACCTGTGTCATTTTTGGACGATGACACAAAGCCACAGAGACTGTTAGACAAACACCACCCCAAACACTTCCAGctgtgaaaatgaacaaaacgaTGTGTGCCTCCATTTCCCCTCGGTACCctacaaatgtaataataataataataatgataataacctTTTGACATTTTCCCCATACATAGGAGCCAAACATCCATCTGGCTCACCCCGCCCAACTCAATTACCTTTTCGGAAACAGAGGCGAAGCCCTTGGTGGGGTGTTGAGTCCTCATGTCAAAGACTTGGAATTTTCCCTCCAGTGAGGTGGCTACCAGCTTGTTCATGTTGATGTCTTTCCTGTCAAACTCCACACAGCATACCTGGCCATgatgcaaaataataaaataacagtaacTCTCTCTGGACATTTATCACATGGCAAAACCACAAACTATTCTGAAATGGACGTATAATGACCCTTGACGGGATGTGTTGAATGAGAGAAGCGACTGTGTAATAAAAATGGGTGCAGTGCTTTTGTATATGACGTGTGAAGAGAACATGCATTCACCTCAGACTTCCCCTATGATTGTATGTACAGTCTACTAAATCATGCTGGGAAGTCATTTTAAGCTCTGTCTCCACATCTGTCACTGTTTTTGTCTACATTATGATTCAAGTGCAGGCTGCGGTGCAAAAGAAATAATGTATGTTTGGGTAGTTTATcttaataaaaacatcaattcTAAACATTACAACTCCAAGTTTATATAGGTGAGTTGGTTGAATCACATTGTCAGTCTCACTTCCCGTTTTCTACAGAAATGATTGTAATTTTCTTGCTGTGGTGCCACAATGGCTACATGGCTACATGACTACATGAATCAAGAGGGAAATCTTCCCCAGACATATTTAACATCATACATCTTCtttacagatgtttttatatttcatcattcaaatgtttgtgtgtgcacctCACCCCATTTTTAATGTTGGTCTCCCACCGTAGAGACATATTGCGCAGGTCGAAGAGTTTGATGTCCCCGTTGTCAtagccagcacacacacagcggtCCTGGTCATTGAAGGCGTGACCTGTAATAAAAAGGGTCAGTTTTGATCCATGAAGGCACACTTTCAGAGCTGTTTGGGAAATTTGTAATGAAACAACAAGCACATGAAATAGGCTGAAATTTACAGCAGTGTTTTAGGGTACATAATTGTTGCATTCAGGACATTAACATAGCTAGGAATGTGCCTCTTTATTTAGCATTATGAAGTACGATCGAATATTTTCACAGTATTGatataaactgtaaatcatcagGAAAGCAGGTGTCCGTCCTGTGCACGGGGCAATGCACAAGAGTGGGAGGATGATTGTTTTTCTGAAAGTAAAAGGCAAATGCATACCGCCTGATTATCCACTTTATATTGGTTGTTGTTACTGTATTGGTAAAACATGCCCTCAGCACCACTTGTCAATTACATGACAACTATTTGAATTGTCAGATAATTACACACAAgaaaatgatgtcatgatgcTTAGTAAAGTAGACATGATACATATGATAAAAGGtgcacatttttacaataaaaGGTGATGGTTGATGGTGATGTCGACATTTAGGATGTATATACACACCAAAAGCAACAGTCCAGCAGTCCCTCTTGGTTTCTCCTTCCACAGGCTCCATGTTGGCTACAGGCGAATCCTTCTGTCGAGGATCCCACACCTTCACTGTCCCTGTAACACCCAAAGGAAAACAGACATATTAGCTAACTAACTTCTGTACCTAATTTATTTGATCTTGTTGTTATTTCCATTACCGTCTCTGCTTCCAGTGACTATCTCAGGTGCGCCATCGCCAATCCCCAGGCCTCCAACACCATCGATACTATTCACAATCTCTTTGTGGGCCTTTACAGAGTACACCGGCACTTCAGGCATCTCCAGATTCCTGTACACAATAGGAATAAATGCACTGAATGAACCAGTAGACTACGAGGCAGGTTCAGTGTGCATTCACTTtcaaatcagtcagtcagtgattc
This portion of the Scomber japonicus isolate fScoJap1 chromosome 14, fScoJap1.pri, whole genome shotgun sequence genome encodes:
- the dnaaf10 gene encoding dynein axonemal assembly factor 10, whose translation is MSSPLSKPQIIAHIQKSLNYTVFDSKWIPCSAKFVCLGNFARGTGVMQIYEVQRGEAQLIKEVEKPKPIKCGTFGATSLQQRHIATGDFDGNLNIWNLEMPEVPVYSVKAHKEIVNSIDGVGGLGIGDGAPEIVTGSRDGTVKVWDPRQKDSPVANMEPVEGETKRDCWTVAFGHAFNDQDRCVCAGYDNGDIKLFDLRNMSLRWETNIKNGVCCVEFDRKDINMNKLVATSLEGKFQVFDMRTQHPTKGFASVSEKAHKSTIWQVRHLPQNRDIFMTAGGAGNIHLWKYEYPAQRSKKDSDDVNVGVAGTVNLLQNVTLSTQPIASLDWSPDKQGLCVCSGFDQSVRVLIVTKLNTV